One segment of Triticum aestivum cultivar Chinese Spring chromosome 2A, IWGSC CS RefSeq v2.1, whole genome shotgun sequence DNA contains the following:
- the LOC123187576 gene encoding uncharacterized protein: MRPISMQGEYTVMQETCGGAMLSASTHLYYSMHWSTYSLALLGPNAAAPETGSSKKINELMVSCKPKRKCGGFLQLTPAYSLDDNKHVTRVMYRLVLYCIYGLLLLSVSTNETYIISLYLFAVGQYKIIYVQTPCVLVSRSWNLNKMVADYMYEEHTKGEFVPATMKGCHYLVDWPLDKSKLDAPSYASRFTAEDNQVIDIDKIWLCNDSSLDQDLKDTCLSFSLFHLLRRRYFGFTCGESKERAHDFVFKGLLRENEEGTTNCNRAFRLIEIELAFMYDFFFTTSAAIYYASTAATVSPLISSFLLCLSIQWIFVWEPSLIQEGEMKITNTVTTLFILASAALLELLRLLLYWTGIWSRVSFVCQYLREQTRLSTRGSCCSCSFSCCCCCMLLKLKGLLARIGVHCSPNKHYWQHKLGQYSLLDYRPTFCGKIKECLGKVTEVHAATYVLPFLHPIDKHTRRVRQKFGKSIELTAQVHKAIIYSLKRSNGELTNGKSSLVSNRAGHLLWACERGVHSESDTSCIILTCTLQHGTAREGRLDVALARMREPSSRSILVLPQSCRNTAHTFWSPHQNFFQGTNMIQVVCSMQWQGRPRDFCHMGGINIKH, from the exons ATGAGGCCCATCTCGATGCAAGGGGAGTATACCGTTATGCAAGAAACTTGTGGGGGTGCCATGTTATCCGCATCGACACACTTGTATTACTCAATGCATTGGTCTACCTATTCCTTGGCACTTTTGGGTCCCAACGCCGCCGCTCCAGAAACTGGTTCATCCAAAAAG ATTAACGAGTTGATGGTTTCCTGCAAACCTAAGCGtaaatgtggtggtttcttgcaattgactCCAGCTTATAGTCTTGATGACAACAAACACGTAACGAGGGTCATGTACCGGTTGGTGCTCTACTGTATCTATGGGCTGTTGCTTCTGAGTGTGAGTACAAACGAGACTTATATCATCTCTCTTTATTTGTTTGCTGTTGGTCAATACAAAATCATTTATGTACAAACGCCATGTGTGCTGGTAAGCCGCTCATGGAATTTGAATAAAATGGTCGCTGATTACATGTATGAGGAGCACACCAAAGGTGAATTTGTTCCAGCCACCATGAAGGGTTGCCATTACCTGGTTGATTGGCCCCTCGACAAATCCAAGTTGGATGCTCCATCATATGCATCACGATTTACAGCAGAAGACAATCAAGTCATTGACATAGACAAGATATGGTTGTGCAATGACAGTTCACTGGACCAAGATCTAAAGGATACGTgcctttccttctctctttttcatcTGTTGAGGAGGCGCTACTTTGGGTTTACCTGTGGTGAATCCAAAGAAAGGGCACATGATTTCGTCTTCAAGGGGCTGCTACGGGAGAATGAAGAAGGCACCACAAACTGCAACCGGGCTTTTAGGTTGATTGAGATTGAGTTAGCCTTTATGTATgatttcttcttcaccacatctgCTGCCATTTATTATGCATCAACGGCCGCAACAGTTTCACCCTTGATTTCTTCCTTTTTACTATGTCTGTCAATACAATGGATATTCGTCTGGGAACCATCGCTCATACAAGAAGGTGAAATGAAGATCACTAATACAGTTACCACCTTATTCATACTTGCATCTGCTGCTTTGCTTGAATTGCTTCGACTGCTGCTTTACTGGACTGGCATTTGGAGCAGGGTGTCCTTTGTCTGTCAGTATCTCAGAGAACAAACAAGATTGAGCACAAGGGGaagctgctgctcctgctccttctcttgctgctgctgctgcatgctGCTAAAATTGAAAGGGCTTCTTGCTAGAATTGGTGTGCATTGCTCACCAAACAAACACTATTGGCAGCACAAGCTTGGGCAGTATTCTTTACTTGATTACCGTCCTACCTTCTGTGGCAAGATCAAGGAATGTTTGGGTAAAGTAACAGAAGTACATGCAGCCACATATGTATTGCCTTTCCTCCATCCAATTGACAAACACACGCGGAGGGTCCGTCAAAAATTTGGGAAATCTATAGAGTTAACCGCACAAGTACATAAGGCAATTATTTACTCCCTCAAACGATCCAATGGTGAACTGACGAATGGAAAATCATCACTAGTGTCCAACAGAGCAGGGCACCTTTTATGGGCTTGTGAACGGGGCGTGCACTCAGAATCGGACACAAGCTGCATCATTCTGACTTGCACATTGCAACATGGTACTGCGAGAGAGGGACGCTTGGATGTGGCCCTCGCCCGGATGAGGGAACCGAGCTCAAGATCCATCTTGGTGTTGCCACAAAGCTGTCGAAATACTGCGCATACCTTCTGGTCTCCGCACCAAAACTTCTTCCAGGGCACGAATATGATACAAGTCGTGTGTTCGATGCAGTGGCAGGGGAGGCCAAGAGATTTCTGCCATATGGGAGGGATAAATATCAAGCACTGA
- the LOC123184780 gene encoding non-specific lipid-transfer protein C6-like, with the protein MASKPIFACVVLLIAIAAAAITPASAAGANPTAVGGGSDETATTCVPTLERLLSCLDFIEHRTDAIPLPCCVQVNTTVAQQPCCLMHVLRGDVARLMGPEFDSSRAMVNVTSRCLGDGSILMSITRSCAGKPLPPLTPEYPFTAALPPPPPPSSGSERLEGFSYAVLLVALVASFL; encoded by the exons ATGGCGTCCAAACCGATCTTCGCCTGCGTCGTCCTCCTgatcgccatcgccgccgcggCAATCACGCCGGCATCCGCGGCCGGAGCTAACCCCACCGCCGTCGGCGGTGGCTCCGACGAGACGGCAACGACGTGCGTGCCGACGCTTGAGCGCCTTCTGTCGTGCCTGGACTTCATCGAGCACCGCACCGACGCGATCCCGCTGCCCTGCTGCGTCCAGGTGAACACCACGGTGGCGCAGCAGCCGTGCTGCCTCATGCACGTCCTGCGCGGCGACGTCGCGCGGCTCATGGGGCCGGAGTTCGACAGCTCCCGCGCCATGGTCAACGTCACCTCCAGGTGCCTCGGCGACGGCTCCATCCTCATGTCCATCACTCGTTCGTGCGCAG GCAAGCCGCTTCCGCCGCTGACGCCTGAATATCCCTTCACTGccgcgttgccgccgccgccgccgccatcctcag GATCAGAACGGCTGGAAGGCTTCTCTTACGCCGTATTGCTAGTTGCACtggttgcaagcttcttgtga